The Porites lutea chromosome 11, jaPorLute2.1, whole genome shotgun sequence genome includes a region encoding these proteins:
- the LOC140952612 gene encoding Golgi-associated plant pathogenesis-related protein 1-like isoform X1: MITRLLFNLPFLSTTESRSKRPCLMTRQFTVTKAYFLAVCLLLYYQYAQTAGKVQSEVQQRDLNGLLKSKFITFARQGFQEHNNFRALHHVSPLKWSDKLAIQAQKLAYKMALKGTIQVPGIDLFGENRAKLSAVNFDCETAGEEATKIWYNQGSNYSYADPRLNSNTDSFTQVVWKGTREVGMGCAQRKGTLSNEIFVVALYYPPGNSPRALRENVVSPSKNVNDAYSSIFRRRNQMYQVERGKKQQHAHT; the protein is encoded by the exons ATGATCACTCGATTGCTATTTAACTTGCCATTTCTGTCTACAACAGAAAGCAGAAGCAAGAGACCGTGCCTAATGACCCGGCAGTTCACTGTCACTAAAGCTTATTTTCTTGCAGTGTGCTTGCTGTTGTACTACCAAT atGCTCAAACTGCTGGGAAAGTGCAAAGCGAAGTCCAACAAAGAGATCTCAACGGGCTTCTGAAAA GTAAGTTCATCACGTTTGCACGACAAGGTTTTCAAGAACATAATAATTTTCGCGCTCTTCACCACGTATCCCCGCTCAAATGGTCTGACAAGCTGGCCATACAGGCCCAGAAACTCGCCTACAAAATGGCGCTCAAAGGAACCATTCAAGTCCCTGGTATAGATCTATTTGGGGAAAACCGTGCAAAGCTCTCCGCGGTCAATTTCGACTGCGAGACAGCTGGGGAAGAGGCAACGAAAATCTGGTATAACCAGGGCAGTAATTACAGCTATGCGGATCCGCGACTAAACAGCAATACGGACTCATTTACCCAGGTGGTCTGGAAAGGAACTCGTGAAGTTGGAATGGGCTGCGCACAGAGAAAGGGAACACTTAGCAACGAGATATTTGTGGTGGCTCTATATTATCCCCCAGGGAATAGCCCACGCGCCCTGCGAGAAAATGTGGTCAGCCCCAGTAAGAATGTGAACGATGCTTATTCGTCGATATTTCGGCGGCGGAATCAAATGTATCAAGTGGAGCGcgggaaaaaacaacaacatgcGCACACGTAA
- the LOC140952612 gene encoding Golgi-associated plant pathogenesis-related protein 1-like isoform X2: MTRQFTVTKAYFLAVCLLLYYQYAQTAGKVQSEVQQRDLNGLLKSKFITFARQGFQEHNNFRALHHVSPLKWSDKLAIQAQKLAYKMALKGTIQVPGIDLFGENRAKLSAVNFDCETAGEEATKIWYNQGSNYSYADPRLNSNTDSFTQVVWKGTREVGMGCAQRKGTLSNEIFVVALYYPPGNSPRALRENVVSPSKNVNDAYSSIFRRRNQMYQVERGKKQQHAHT, translated from the exons ATGACCCGGCAGTTCACTGTCACTAAAGCTTATTTTCTTGCAGTGTGCTTGCTGTTGTACTACCAAT atGCTCAAACTGCTGGGAAAGTGCAAAGCGAAGTCCAACAAAGAGATCTCAACGGGCTTCTGAAAA GTAAGTTCATCACGTTTGCACGACAAGGTTTTCAAGAACATAATAATTTTCGCGCTCTTCACCACGTATCCCCGCTCAAATGGTCTGACAAGCTGGCCATACAGGCCCAGAAACTCGCCTACAAAATGGCGCTCAAAGGAACCATTCAAGTCCCTGGTATAGATCTATTTGGGGAAAACCGTGCAAAGCTCTCCGCGGTCAATTTCGACTGCGAGACAGCTGGGGAAGAGGCAACGAAAATCTGGTATAACCAGGGCAGTAATTACAGCTATGCGGATCCGCGACTAAACAGCAATACGGACTCATTTACCCAGGTGGTCTGGAAAGGAACTCGTGAAGTTGGAATGGGCTGCGCACAGAGAAAGGGAACACTTAGCAACGAGATATTTGTGGTGGCTCTATATTATCCCCCAGGGAATAGCCCACGCGCCCTGCGAGAAAATGTGGTCAGCCCCAGTAAGAATGTGAACGATGCTTATTCGTCGATATTTCGGCGGCGGAATCAAATGTATCAAGTGGAGCGcgggaaaaaacaacaacatgcGCACACGTAA